From one Portunus trituberculatus isolate SZX2019 chromosome 30, ASM1759143v1, whole genome shotgun sequence genomic stretch:
- the LOC123510771 gene encoding ras-responsive element-binding protein 1-like isoform X3, which produces MCVGMTECGSEGEAEAGAGVGSFACPVCQEVLPSQHDFTQHIRKHNHVVEGENGTKMYCCGICQKQLSSNSSLDRHMLVHSGERPFRCHICGTHFTTNGNMHRHIRGHLRNGGGGGGGGGGASSDTSESDLCSEEAPGSPYKRPHEDDDSGAAPPKLVRLDAEEELACPACGVEQPSQHALEQHVEAMHPEYQVSCSTCHVGFKNYRSLHLHNSMMHPTAAPPRLHLTLTDFSTSKFPLIAKEVCEASSSQECVADDSVGSHRCQMCRITFPCADSWLMHMREHTAAAVPSPAPLRCMRCDLSFSNVAELTRHHQRHLCEEAQPGKESFLAVLDLLNKKSREAPFSAFGVPSHEALRPPLGLPPPGQHSPAPADSAKASPEHPTPGRIAAPVSAPGSSSQQMVPGGGLLTHNEQFARDYRDMKLNGQYPCRLCKEVFANLRKLKSHNLAHMVAPPYRCNLCSFFSNDKNTLKEHMKSHKGDTPYECTLCNIAFTTKANCERHIKNIHRRQSRDEVKGCMSFHPSEEGGGGDPSLDTVCQICHIDCKARSVLRDHMRSSHPEGVTKPFSCKLCGGAFTSENDVMRHVIQQHSEAASARTLAGLVETRPPEDRFDHQDLTPVESLLNFSKLHMPVPLTAPHPPPPHPIPIPFSPKPPVPMPVMVPHRPLTPVMPPMPAETEDAPLDLSMSKKDTKMERAEENEEEEEEGEEEEDVDVEVTEVKMEQDQPEDLSKPRREQVTEEDTLDRSPKSSPECSPADVLKIPRPPFPLGVYSQPLCSAFPPAQFPVFMSQYRMGHQFDAALLEEYQKEFKRGLHLTSGGGLLGGGSPMLAPNAPFQLSLLAAAKNPLLRIPRPELRGAEERTEEPPPAPEGLSAPPPPPPPPPSKPSEEDVMHFTMRNSVLMKKPKQRRYRTERPWRCSLCDKGFTLRSNMERHIKQQHPDVWQQRPRGGGGAPRPEGEALVAAPREAPHTISSAVREQLIIKIEKEAGEEKEEGRVKEEGEKDLIIDDCPEEGEEEEEEEEEEEEEEEEEEEEEEEEEEDIQEGDESEECKDKQSEECEKYDEQTCEERGREEDLASVHKLLITASSQSFPFVGSEGEEDGPNESDSTSTSLSEEGKRSAYSSAPQKQKCPFCQRKFPWSSSLVRHIRTHTGQKPYLCPVCHFPFTTKSNCDRHLLRKHPDSPHTTGGDRPYRCAKCPGAAFTNIESLRKHEMFKHEKASDTAIPRDDSRPFRCHICEAPLATRDAAMLHLSKSHPEHAQNVINTDPVTPENNNEPLSPAADTTATTTEKVSCMFCLQRYWSLAELKQHVSEHHTRPVFPVPLPKQETTPYLPDAEPHDALPAKPEVKEERKDETEGSDFISDLLGTKRAVVDHLLTSKSADDAAKLLGMR; this is translated from the exons ATGTGTGTTGGCATG ACGGAGTGCGGGAGCGAGGGCGAGGCCGAGGCGGGGGCGGGCGTCGGCAGCTTCGCGTGTCCAGTGTGCCAGGAGGTGCTACCCTCGCAGCACGACTTCACACAGCACATCCGCAAACACAACCATGTGGTGGAGGGCGAGAACGGCACCAAGATGTACTGCTGCGGCATCTGTCAGAAGCAGCTGAGCAGCAACAGCTCGCTGGACCGACACATGCTGGTGCACTCCGGCGAGCGCCCCTTCCGCTGCCACATCTGCGGCACACACTTTACCACCAACGGCAACATGCACCGTCACATCCGCGGCCACCTCCGCAAcggtggtggcggaggaggaggcggcggcggcgccaGCTCCGACACGAGCGAGAGTGACCTGTGCTCGGAAGAGGCGCCGGGCTCCCCCTACAAAAGACCCCATGAGGACGACGACAGCGGCGCGGCGCCCCCCAAGCTGGTGCGTCTGGATGCAGAGGAGGAGCTAGCGTGCCCGGCGTGTGGCGTGGAGCAGCCTAGCCAGCACGCCCTGGAGCAACATGTGGAGGCTATGCACCCTGAGTACCAGGTGTCGTGCTCCACGTGCCACGTGGGCTTCAAGAACTACCGCTCCCTGCACCTGCACAATTCCATGATGCACCCTACCGCGGCGCCGCCCCGCCTACACCTCACCCTCACGGACTTCTCCACCTCCAAGTTCCCGCTGATCGCCAAGGAGGTGTGTGAGGCGTCCAGTAGCCAGGAATGCGTGGCGGACGACAGCGTGGGCAGCCACCGGTGCCAGATGTGCCGCATCACCTTCCCCTGCGCCGACTCCTGGCTCATGCACATGCGGGAACACACTGCGGCGGCGGTGCCATCGCCAGCGCCCCTCAGGTGCATGCGCTGTGACCTCAGCTTCTCAAACGTGGCAGAGCTAACGCGCCACCACCAGAGACACCTGTGCGAAGAGGCGCAGCCCGGCAAGGAAAGCTTCTTGGCTGTCCTAGATCTCCTCAACAAAAAGAGCCGTGAGGCTCCCTTCTCTGCCTTCGGGGTTCCTAGCCACGAGGCGCTTCGGCCGCCGCTGGGGCTGCCCCCGCCGGGGCAACATTCCCCAGCACCCGCAGACTCCGCCAAGGCGTCGCCCGAACACCCGACGCCAGGCCGCATCGCCGCGCCCGTCTCCGCCCCCGGCAGTAGCAGCCAGCAGATGGTGCCCGGCGGAGGTTTGCTGACTCACAACGAGCAGTTCGCGCGGGACTACCGCGATATGAAGCTGAACGGCCAGTACCCGTGCCGCCTGTGCAAGGAAGTATTCGCCAACCTACGTAAGCTCAAGTCCCACAACCTGGCGCACATGGTGGCGCCGCCTTACCGCTGTAACCTGTGCTCCTTCTTCAGCAACGACAAGAACACCCTCAAGGAACACATGAAAAGCCACAAGGGCGACACGCCCTACGAATGCACGCTGTGCAACATTGCCTTCACCACCAAAGCGAACTGCGAGCGTCACATCAAAAATATCCACCGCCGCCAGTCCCGCGACGAGGTGAAGGGCTGCATGTCCTTCCACCCCTCGGAGGAGGGCGGTGGAGGCGACCCCTCCCTGGACACCGTGTGCCAGATCTGCCACATCGACTGCAAGGCGCGCTCCGTCCTGCGTGACCACATGCGCTCTTCGCACCCCGAGGGCGTTACCAAGCCCTTCTCGTGCAAGTTGTGCGGCGGCGCCTTCACCTCCGAGAACGACGTGATGCGCCACGTGATCCAGCAGCACTCTGAGGCGGCGTCAGCGCGCACGCTCGCCGGCCTGGTGGAGACGCGGCCGCCCGAGGACCGCTTCGACCACCAGGACCTCACGCCCGTTGAGTCTCTCCTCAACTTCTCCAAACTGCACATGCCCGTGCCCCTCACCGCCCCCCACCCGCCGCCCCCACACCCTATTCCCATCCCCTTCTCGCCCAAGCCGCCCGTGCCCATGCCCGTCATGGTGCCACATCGCCCCCTCACGCCTGTCATGCCCCCCATGCCTGCGGAGACTGAGGACGCGCCTCTCGACCTCAGCATGTCCAAGAAGGACACGAAAATGGAAAGAgctgaggaaaatgaggaagaagaagaggagggagaagaggaagaggacgtggATGTGGAGGTGACGGAGGTGAAGATGGAGCAGGATCAGCCAGAGGACCTGTCCAAGCCGCGACGAGAGCAGGTGACGGAAGAGGACACCCTGGACCGCAGCCCGAAGTCCTCCCCCGAGTGTTCCCCCGCTGACGTGCTCAAGATCCCCCGGCCACCCTTTCCCCTGGGCGTGTACTCCCAGCCCCTGTGCAGCGCCTTCCCGCCCGCGCAGTTCCCAGTCTTCATGAGCCAGTACCGCATGGGCCACCAGTTCGACGCGGCGCTGCTGGAGGAGTACCAGAAGGAATTCAAGCGCGGCCTGCACCTCACCTCTGGTGGCGGCCTGCTTGGGGGCGGCTCCCCGATGTTGGCCCCCAACGCTCCCTTCCAGCTGTCCCTCCTAGCCGCCGCCAAAAACCCCCTGCTGCGCATTCCGCGGCCTGAGCTGCGCGGCGCTGAAGAGCGGACCGAGGAGCCCCCACCAGCCCCTGAGGGCTTGtccgccccgccgccgccgccgccgcccccgccGTCCAAGCCCAGCGAGGAGGACGTGATGCACTTCACGATGCGCAATTCTGTACTCATGAAGAAACCCAAGCAGCGGCGCTACCGCACGGAGCGACCATGGCGCTGCAGCCTGTGTGACAAGGGCTTTACGCTGCGCTCCAACATGGAGCGCCACATCAAGCAGCAGCACCCAGACGTGTGGCAACAGCGGCCCCGCGGTGGGGGTGGCGCGCCGCGGCCTGAGGGCGAGGCACTGGTTGCCGCGCCGCGCGAGGCTCCGCACACCATCTCCAGCGCCGTGCGGGAGCAGCTCATCATCAAGATCGAGAAGGAggcaggggaggagaaggaggaggggcgcgtcaaagaggagggggagaaggaccTCATCATTGACGATTGTccggaagaaggagaagaagaggaagaagaggaggaggaggaagaagaagaagaagaagaagaagaagaggaagaggaggaggaggaggaggacattcaGGAAGGAGATGAGTCAGAAGAGTGCAAAGACAAACAGTCAGAGGAGTGTGAAAAGTACGATGAGCAGACCTGCGAGGAGCGAGGTCGCGAGGAGGACCTGGCCAGCGTGCACAAGTTGCTCATCACGGCCTCCAGCCAGAGCTTCCCCTTCGTGGGcagcgagggagaggaggacgggCCTAACGAGAGcgactccacctccacctcgctCTCCGAGGAAGGCAAGCGCAGCGCGTACTCCTCGGCGCCGCAGAAACAGAAGTGCCCCTTCTGCCAGCGAAAGTTCCCCTGGTCCAGCTCGCTGGTGCGTCACATCCGCACCCACACGGGTCAGAAGCCCTATCTGTGTCCCGTCTGCCACTTTCCCTTCACCACAAAGTCCAACTGCGACCGGCACTTGCTGCGCAAACACCCGGACTCTCCGCACACCACGGGGGGTGACAGGCCGTACCGCTGCGCCAAGTGTCCCGGCGCCGCCTTCACGAACATCGAGAGTCTGCGCAAGCACGAGATGTTCAAGCACGAGAAGGCGAGCGACACGGCCATTCCCCGAGACGACTCCAGGCCCTTCCGCTGCCACATCTGCGAGGCGCCACTAGCCACTCGGGACGCTGCGATGCTGCACCTTAGCAAGTCCCACCCCGAGCACGCCCAAAACGTGATCAACACGGACCCCGTCACGCCGGAGAACAACAACGAGCCGCTGTCCCCCGCCGCggacaccacagccaccaccacagagAAG GTGAGCTGTATGTTCTGTCTTCAGCGGTACTGGAGCCTCGCGGAGCTGAAACAACATGTTTCTGAGCACCACACCAGGCCTGTCTTCCCCGTCCCCCTCCCCAAGCAGGAGACCACGCCCTACCTCCCCGACGCCGAGCCCCACGACGCCCTCCCTGCAAAgccagaagtgaaggaagagcgcAAAGACGAAACGGAAGGGAGTGACTTTATCTCCGATCTCCTGGGGACGAAAAGAGCCGTAGTCGatcacctcctcacctccaaGTCTGCGGACGATGCGGCGAAGCTCCTCGGCATGCGGTAA